The stretch of DNA GAATACTCGGTCTAATTCTGCTAGAGTATGCACTTCAATCAGCGGTGTCATCCCCAAAGCATTGGTAATTTTGACAAAGTATTGGAGGTCTTGATCGCTGAGAATTGCTGCAATCAAGAGAACGGCATCGGCTCCGTGGCGTCGGGCGAGATAAATTTGGTAAGGATAGATTAGAAAATCCTTACATAAAACGGGCAAGTCTACGGCAGCGCGAACAGCCGTCAGATTTTCAAAACTCCCTTGAAAAAATTTTCGATCGGTCAAGACTGATAAACAGCTGGCTCCTCCTTGCTGGTAAGCAGTCGCGATCGCCACTGGGTCGAAATCTTCCCGAATCACACCTTTACTGGGAGAAGCCTTTTTGACTTCTGCAATCAAGGCAGGTTTTGTCTTCCCTTGCCGCAAAGCACCGATAAAATCACGAGGTGCAGGTGCAGACTGCACTTGACGCCGCAACTCCACTAAGGGCAGGCGTTCTCGCATCTGGTCAACTTCCGTTTCTTTTTGCCAGACAATTTCCTCCAGAATGTGGCGGGGTTTGGCATCAGGTACGGCAACCTGATAGCGTAAAGTGCTGATAGCAATCGATGGATTTGGGGGACGGCGGCGAATTTGCATATTTCCTAGTTTGGCACAATTATTCATGGGGAATGGGGGCTTAGTAGGGGTCATTTGTCAACGGTGATTCGTCATTCGTCACCAGCAATCGACGAATGACAAATCACGAATGACTCTTCTCCCTAATGAGAACCTACAGCCCGTTTGTAAGCTTCATCCAATACTTCTGAGAGGGTAGGATGTGCGTGGACAAAATATGCCAGAGTCTGGACAGAATTGCGTTGAGCGATCGCGTTTGCGGCTTCGTGAATCAAATCCGCTGCATGCATTCCGATGATGTGGACGCCCAGCACTTCGCCTGTATCTTTGCGGTAGATGACTTTTGCCATCCCGTCGGCTTCCCCTTCTGCGATCGCTTTCGAGTTTCCTTTGAAATAACTCTTCGCCACCGCGACTTCAAACCCCTCCTCTTTCCCCATGTCTTTCGCCGCCAGTTCCGTCTTGCCGACAAAGCTAATTTCTGGGTGAGTAAAGGCGGCGGCAGGGATGCTGTGATAATCGATCAAACGGTGACGCCCGCAGATATTCTCTACCGCCACGACGCCTTGAGCCGACGCCGCATGAGCCAGCTGCATCTTGCCCGTAGCATCTCCAATTGCCCACAGGTGAGGCACGGGTTCGCCACTTGACAAGACTGCCATCCGGTCATCGACGGGGATAAAGCCTCTATTTGTCTCAACGCCGATAGCATCCAGCCCCAAGTCCTTAGTATCCGGAATGCGACCTGTAGCAACCAAGCAAGCGTCTACTTCTAGCACGTCCACAACTTCTTTCGTTTTGGCGTCGGCTAGCTCAATGACCACGGGAGAACCCGGTTTAACACTCTTCGCCAACGTGCCTACTTTCGTTTCAATGTCACGCGGCTTAATCAGCACTCTTTCGGCAATCGTGGCAATGTCCCGGTCAAACCCAGGCATCAGCTGGGGTAACGCTTCAATCATGGTGACTTCAGCGCCTAATGCAGTGTAAACATCTGAAAATTCTAGACCAATGTAACCGCTGCCAATAATCGCAATCCAGGAAGGTAGCGACTCCAATCTCACGCCGTCATCGCTGGTAAAAACAGTTTTGCCATCAATTTCAATTCCTGGTGGAACCCAAGGAATTGACCCAGATGCAATGATAATGTCTTTTGCCGTAACGGTTTTTTCACCCGATCCCGTGCTGATGGTGACTTTTTGCGGTCCCGCAATTTTCCCCCGACCTTGGAGAATTTCAACGTCCAGCCGTTTCAAACTGTTTGTCAAATCGCCGCGAAGCTTGGAGACAAGGTTGTTCGCATGGTCTGCGATCGCTTGTCGGTCAAACTCAACGCCTGCAACTTGAATCCCCAGCGATTTCAGATGGTGGGCATTGCGTAACTCTCGCACTCGACCGGATGCTGCCAACAAAGCTTTAGAAGGAATGCAGCCCCGATTCACGCAGGTGCCGCCCATATCGGCTGCTTCCACAATGGCGGTTTTGAGACCGCAGGAAACGGCGTGTAGGGCAGCGCCATGTCCGCCGACACCGGCTCCAATAATCACTAAATCGTAATCAAATCCTTGAGTCACGTTACTCTCCCCTAGACGACGATGCCCTCCTCATTTTCAGCTTGACCAACGGTGAGCGCAAGTCCCCAATCGGTTGTGGAGTGAAAGAGTGCAAGTTATTCTCCTTACAATTTTCTCTAAAAAAATTACGAATGAGTCATCCCTTCAGCCGCGTGTTATATCTTAGAAACTAAAAGAAATCCAGCGATCGCTCGAATTGAGCGATCGCTGTCAATTACTAGGGTGCCCTGCCATCAAAAGCAGTGTTTGTGGAACCAGCGTAATGAATCAGAGTGACCAAGACCATCGTCGCGCCGCTGATAAAGCGTTTAGCGAATCGCTTGAGCAATTGCAGGATTTATTGGAATTGCCGGACAATCAGACGGCTCGATCCCAGTCAGAGTCGGACAGCGGTAATCATCAAAAAGAATTGACTGAAGCAGATGAGCTGGAACAAGCCGCTGCTGACATTGAGGAATATATGCAGAAAAAGACTAAATCATCGGGGAACGGATAGCAAGTAATTGGTTGGGAAAAGCGAAAAAAACACTAACCATTGTTGACCCATAACTACTGATGAGCGCCTACTTCCTAACTTCTGCCATTCTGACGCTTTACTTCGTACAACATCAAAGCAGCTGCTACAGCCACGTTTAGCGACTCGACTCCTGGACTCAGGGGGATGGTCACTTGCACCTGTGCCAGTGAAACTAACTCTGAAGACAATCCAGCACCTTCATTGCCCATCAAAATCAGCGTGGGACGGCGTAAGTCTACCTCCCAGTAGGTTAAAGTCGCACTAGGCACAGTTGCCACGACTTGCATTCCTCGTTCCCGACACTGAGAGATATCTGCGATCAAATCGGAACTGATCCGCATCGGTAGCCGAAACCATTGTCCAGCAGAGGCTCGCAGCACCTTTGGATTGTCCAGATCCACACTATCTTCACTGACACACAACCAATCCGCACCCGCAGCGGCGGCAGTACGAATCATCGTGCCGAGGTTGCCGGGATCTTGCACGGTTTCCAAAATTAGCCCCAAACCCGTAGCTGGCAATGGGGACACCTGGCGGCTCATCCGGGGTGCCGTAGCGATAACACCATCAGGTTGAATCGTGGTAGCGATCGCTTTCAGAACTTCCTCGCTCACCACTTCAGCCCTTTGACATC from Coleofasciculus sp. FACHB-T130 encodes:
- the trpC gene encoding indole-3-glycerol phosphate synthase TrpC, whose protein sequence is MQIRRRPPNPSIAISTLRYQVAVPDAKPRHILEEIVWQKETEVDQMRERLPLVELRRQVQSAPAPRDFIGALRQGKTKPALIAEVKKASPSKGVIREDFDPVAIATAYQQGGASCLSVLTDRKFFQGSFENLTAVRAAVDLPVLCKDFLIYPYQIYLARRHGADAVLLIAAILSDQDLQYFVKITNALGMTPLIEVHTLAELDRVFSLEGVTLVGINNRNLEDFSVDLQTTCQILAARGSELRDRAIAVVSESGLHTPSDLRLVVQAGADAVLIGESLVKQSDPAVGIAKLFS
- the lpdA gene encoding dihydrolipoyl dehydrogenase, with product MTQGFDYDLVIIGAGVGGHGAALHAVSCGLKTAIVEAADMGGTCVNRGCIPSKALLAASGRVRELRNAHHLKSLGIQVAGVEFDRQAIADHANNLVSKLRGDLTNSLKRLDVEILQGRGKIAGPQKVTISTGSGEKTVTAKDIIIASGSIPWVPPGIEIDGKTVFTSDDGVRLESLPSWIAIIGSGYIGLEFSDVYTALGAEVTMIEALPQLMPGFDRDIATIAERVLIKPRDIETKVGTLAKSVKPGSPVVIELADAKTKEVVDVLEVDACLVATGRIPDTKDLGLDAIGVETNRGFIPVDDRMAVLSSGEPVPHLWAIGDATGKMQLAHAASAQGVVAVENICGRHRLIDYHSIPAAAFTHPEISFVGKTELAAKDMGKEEGFEVAVAKSYFKGNSKAIAEGEADGMAKVIYRKDTGEVLGVHIIGMHAADLIHEAANAIAQRNSVQTLAYFVHAHPTLSEVLDEAYKRAVGSH
- a CDS encoding RNA methyltransferase, whose protein sequence is MLTSLQNPLVKQIRKLHRSKERREQQIFLLEGTHLLEEACAVDYPLETVCSTPQWQERHQQLWEKACNRCQRAEVVSEEVLKAIATTIQPDGVIATAPRMSRQVSPLPATGLGLILETVQDPGNLGTMIRTAAAAGADWLCVSEDSVDLDNPKVLRASAGQWFRLPMRISSDLIADISQCRERGMQVVATVPSATLTYWEVDLRRPTLILMGNEGAGLSSELVSLAQVQVTIPLSPGVESLNVAVAAALMLYEVKRQNGRS